From a region of the Rhinatrema bivittatum chromosome 15, aRhiBiv1.1, whole genome shotgun sequence genome:
- the MICOS10 gene encoding MICOS complex subunit MIC10 isoform X2 yields MWWESVRESKMSENEHGKKWDRCMADATIKLGAGLGLGIVFSVFFFKRRTWPITLASGMGLGMAYSNCQNDFKSPYILHGKFVKVEPGKRKCRSGVTAQD; encoded by the exons ATGTGGTGGGAGTCGGTGCGCGAAAGCAAGATGTCGGAGAACGAGCACGGAAAGAAATGGGACCGGTGTATGGCCGATGCGACCATAAAATTAG GTGCCGGGCTTGGCTTGGGAATAGTTTTTtcggtttttttctttaaac GGAGGACATGGCCCATCACTCTTGCCTCTGGAATGGGCTTGGGCATGGCATATTCCAACTGTCAGAATGATTTCAAGTCTCCTTACATTCTTCATGGAAAATTTGTTAAA GTGGAGCCTGGAAAACGGAAATGCCGGTCAGGCGTTACGGCACAGGATTAG
- the MICOS10 gene encoding MICOS complex subunit MIC10 isoform X1: MLEAFCRPRCDLQKSGDAWAQDTRLHTNPKITCTRKGAGLGLGIVFSVFFFKRRTWPITLASGMGLGMAYSNCQNDFKSPYILHGKFVKVEPGKRKCRSGVTAQD, translated from the exons ATGTTAGAGGCTTTCTGCAGACCCCGCTGTGACCTGCAGAAAAGTGGAGATGCCTGGGCTCAGGACACCCGGCTCCACACCAACCCTAAAATCACCTGCACGAGGAAAG GTGCCGGGCTTGGCTTGGGAATAGTTTTTtcggtttttttctttaaac GGAGGACATGGCCCATCACTCTTGCCTCTGGAATGGGCTTGGGCATGGCATATTCCAACTGTCAGAATGATTTCAAGTCTCCTTACATTCTTCATGGAAAATTTGTTAAA GTGGAGCCTGGAAAACGGAAATGCCGGTCAGGCGTTACGGCACAGGATTAG
- the MICOS10 gene encoding MICOS complex subunit MIC10 isoform X3, translating into MLEAFCRPRCDLQKSGDAWAQDTRLHTNPKITCTRKGAGLGLGIVFSVFFFKRRTWPITLASGMGLGMAYSNCQNDFKSPYILHGKFVKDP; encoded by the exons ATGTTAGAGGCTTTCTGCAGACCCCGCTGTGACCTGCAGAAAAGTGGAGATGCCTGGGCTCAGGACACCCGGCTCCACACCAACCCTAAAATCACCTGCACGAGGAAAG GTGCCGGGCTTGGCTTGGGAATAGTTTTTtcggtttttttctttaaac GGAGGACATGGCCCATCACTCTTGCCTCTGGAATGGGCTTGGGCATGGCATATTCCAACTGTCAGAATGATTTCAAGTCTCCTTACATTCTTCATGGAAAATTTGTTAAA GACCCATGA